The proteins below are encoded in one region of Candidatus Flexicrinis proximus:
- a CDS encoding 2-oxoacid:acceptor oxidoreductase subunit alpha: MCALNIAPSTRAKPAGDGYIYNDFAFTVATKNGSGSQTSNSVLVISLFKMGIPVNGKNLFPSNIKGLPTWYTIRANKDGFTARKQTTEMCIAFNQDTAAEDISKLPAGGVCIIPKDWNWGRSREDIVYYEIPVKELVKSLDINPDFKDRISNMVYVGAVAQLFDLPLDVVYSALLDNFKGKAKPTDMNFGVVKAGFEWTRDNIQKQDPYKFAPLNLNGDKIVITGNEAGGLGAIFGGVSVVAWYPITPSTSMVDSVMGFQHLRRDPDTGKETVAVIQAEDEIAAIGMLVGAGWAGARAMTSTSGPGISLMAEFTGLAYYAEIPFVIWDVTRMGPSTGLPTRTSQGDLIFTHFLGHGDSRQVVMLPGSVEECFEFGWRAFDYAEQLQTPVFVLSDLDLGMNNWMAKPFEYPNEPMKRGKVLNAEDLQKHIDEFGKWGRYVDVDGDGIPYRTLPGTNHPRSAYFARGTGHNDMGIYSERGDDWVQNMKRLHKKLETARSILPAPYVEWDKSASKRVGIITFGSNEDAIREARSWLADDGVGTDYMRVKALPLNLDVFEFVRSHERVFVIENNFDGQLNQIINIELENSGTQKTSLALGDSLPMTPEWVYDQITAKL, encoded by the coding sequence ATGTGCGCTCTCAATATTGCACCGTCTACCCGGGCCAAACCTGCCGGGGACGGCTATATCTATAACGACTTCGCCTTCACCGTCGCCACCAAGAACGGGTCGGGCAGCCAGACGTCGAACAGCGTCCTGGTGATCTCACTATTCAAGATGGGCATCCCGGTGAACGGCAAGAACCTTTTTCCGTCGAATATTAAGGGACTGCCCACGTGGTACACCATCCGCGCCAACAAGGATGGCTTTACCGCCCGCAAACAGACCACCGAGATGTGCATCGCCTTCAATCAGGACACCGCTGCGGAAGATATTTCCAAGCTCCCGGCTGGAGGCGTGTGCATTATCCCCAAAGACTGGAACTGGGGCCGCAGCCGCGAAGACATCGTTTACTACGAAATTCCGGTGAAGGAACTGGTCAAGTCGCTTGACATCAACCCGGACTTCAAGGACCGTATCAGCAACATGGTCTACGTCGGCGCGGTGGCCCAGCTGTTCGACTTGCCGCTGGATGTCGTTTACAGCGCGCTGCTCGACAACTTCAAGGGCAAGGCCAAGCCGACCGACATGAATTTTGGGGTCGTCAAAGCCGGCTTCGAGTGGACGCGCGACAACATCCAGAAGCAGGATCCGTATAAGTTCGCTCCGCTGAACCTAAACGGCGACAAGATCGTCATCACCGGCAACGAAGCTGGCGGTCTCGGCGCGATCTTCGGCGGTGTCTCGGTCGTCGCCTGGTATCCGATCACCCCGTCGACCAGCATGGTCGACTCGGTCATGGGCTTCCAGCATCTGCGCCGCGATCCAGATACCGGCAAGGAAACCGTCGCGGTCATCCAGGCTGAAGACGAAATCGCCGCAATCGGCATGCTCGTCGGCGCAGGCTGGGCCGGCGCGCGCGCCATGACCAGCACCAGCGGCCCCGGCATCTCGCTGATGGCCGAATTCACCGGCCTCGCCTATTACGCCGAGATCCCTTTCGTCATCTGGGATGTCACCCGCATGGGACCGTCGACCGGCCTGCCAACGCGCACATCGCAGGGCGACCTGATCTTCACGCACTTCCTCGGTCACGGGGACAGCCGGCAGGTCGTGATGCTGCCCGGTTCGGTCGAAGAGTGCTTCGAATTCGGCTGGCGCGCGTTCGACTATGCCGAACAGCTGCAAACCCCGGTATTCGTCCTGAGCGACCTCGACCTGGGCATGAACAACTGGATGGCCAAGCCTTTTGAGTATCCGAACGAGCCGATGAAGCGCGGCAAGGTCCTCAACGCCGAAGACCTTCAGAAGCATATCGACGAGTTCGGCAAGTGGGGCCGCTACGTGGACGTAGATGGTGACGGCATCCCCTATCGCACGCTGCCCGGCACCAATCACCCGCGCTCCGCCTACTTCGCCCGCGGCACCGGCCACAACGACATGGGTATTTACAGCGAGCGCGGCGACGACTGGGTGCAGAACATGAAGCGCCTGCACAAGAAGCTGGAAACCGCGCGGAGCATCCTTCCCGCGCCTTATGTCGAGTGGGACAAGTCAGCCAGCAAGCGCGTCGGCATCATCACCTTCGGCAGCAACGAGGACGCGATCCGCGAGGCGCGCAGTTGGCTGGCAGATGACGGTGTCGGGACCGACTATATGCGCGTCAAGGCGCTGCCGCTCAACCTGGATGTCTTCGAATTCGTCCGCTCCCACGAGCGTGTTTTCGTGATCGAAAACAACTTCGACGGCCAGCTGAACCAGATCATCAACATCGAACTGGAAAACAGCGGCACGCAAAAAACCTCTCTGGCCCTGGGCGACAGCCTGCCCATGACGCCTGAGTGGGTCTACGATCAAATTACGGCCAAGCTTTAG
- a CDS encoding SH3 domain-containing protein → MMFSINARRVLKRFATLAVPLVTALAVAQAPAEMCTTIVQAALEAADQACSSTGRNQVCYGNILGDAVPADGVTELNFADVGDIEQVQNIQSLHLSPLNEATQQWGVALMQLQANLPDTLPGQNVTFLLFGDVEIEEALDDQVRVPAQALRATNIRLRPSVNSEVLGALPRGAEVLVTGKYLNSAGEVWLRVKYEQYRTRTGWAYGNLFDIQFSELPDVSPDSLVLNPMQAFYFRTGIGRSTCAEAPTSGVVVQTPEGAGLVNFSVNGVDISLGSTAVLSSSESELLNVALLEGVGSVEIGGLARQLVPGAETRIERRASDSPNSEPVIPSLPVPISRERYKVVSQVLSIAPRKITLPEPATRDAIERVNPLEVGGGVIAIDIQVPGCPQGTPPEQCACNDVDGDGICDAVPCSERFPTMCVPGCRDDDRDGKCDVQCPDRNGDGRCDVVDDTCPDLNNDGRCDTLPCIVGSIGCECEDSNNNAICDNLESTVSCLLPGPVACDPTCTNVDGDATCDAFDPCIDADGDGLCDILCNPLVSECPPIVSTRTPTPIMGSNPTRTPTPSK, encoded by the coding sequence ATGATGTTTTCTATAAATGCCAGGCGAGTTCTGAAACGGTTTGCCACCCTTGCCGTTCCGCTTGTCACGGCGCTGGCGGTCGCGCAGGCGCCGGCTGAAATGTGCACGACAATTGTTCAGGCTGCACTCGAAGCTGCCGACCAGGCCTGTTCCAGCACCGGGCGAAACCAGGTCTGCTATGGAAACATACTCGGTGACGCTGTGCCAGCCGACGGGGTAACCGAACTGAACTTCGCTGATGTGGGCGATATTGAACAGGTGCAAAACATCCAGTCGCTGCACCTTAGCCCGCTGAATGAAGCGACACAGCAGTGGGGCGTCGCCCTTATGCAGCTCCAGGCTAACCTGCCGGATACGCTGCCTGGCCAGAATGTGACGTTTCTGCTCTTCGGCGATGTTGAGATCGAGGAAGCGCTGGACGATCAAGTTCGTGTTCCCGCGCAGGCACTGCGGGCAACCAATATCCGGCTGCGTCCCAGCGTGAACAGTGAAGTGCTGGGCGCGCTGCCACGGGGGGCCGAAGTCCTTGTGACCGGCAAATACCTGAATTCCGCTGGCGAGGTCTGGTTGCGCGTCAAATACGAACAGTACCGGACGCGCACAGGCTGGGCGTACGGCAACCTTTTTGATATTCAATTCAGCGAACTGCCTGATGTCTCACCGGACTCGCTGGTGTTGAATCCAATGCAGGCGTTTTATTTCCGCACGGGTATTGGGCGGTCGACCTGCGCCGAAGCGCCGACCAGCGGCGTGGTCGTCCAGACTCCCGAAGGCGCAGGGCTGGTCAATTTCTCGGTCAACGGCGTGGACATCTCGCTGGGCTCTACCGCGGTCTTGAGCAGCAGCGAAAGCGAACTACTGAATGTCGCGCTGCTCGAGGGGGTCGGCAGCGTCGAAATCGGCGGCCTTGCACGGCAGCTCGTTCCCGGCGCAGAGACCCGGATTGAACGGCGAGCCAGCGACTCTCCGAACAGCGAGCCGGTTATCCCGTCCCTGCCGGTTCCCATCTCCCGTGAGCGGTATAAGGTCGTGTCGCAGGTGCTGAGCATTGCACCCCGTAAGATCACGCTGCCGGAGCCAGCCACGCGTGACGCCATCGAGCGCGTAAACCCTCTGGAGGTTGGCGGAGGAGTCATTGCGATCGACATTCAGGTGCCGGGCTGCCCGCAGGGGACTCCTCCTGAGCAATGCGCGTGCAATGATGTTGACGGCGACGGGATTTGCGATGCGGTGCCGTGCTCTGAGCGCTTCCCGACGATGTGTGTTCCTGGGTGCCGAGATGATGACAGGGACGGCAAGTGCGACGTCCAGTGTCCAGACCGGAACGGAGATGGGCGCTGCGATGTGGTCGATGACACCTGCCCGGATCTGAATAACGACGGGCGCTGTGACACGCTGCCGTGCATTGTCGGGTCGATTGGCTGTGAGTGCGAAGACAGTAACAACAACGCCATCTGCGACAATCTGGAAAGCACGGTCAGCTGTCTGCTACCCGGTCCGGTTGCCTGCGATCCGACCTGCACGAATGTGGACGGTGACGCGACCTGCGATGCCTTCGATCCCTGCATTGATGCAGATGGCGACGGACTGTGCGACATCCTCTGCAATCCTCTGGTATCGGAATGCCCGCCCATCGTTTCCACGCGAACACCGACACCGATCATGGGCAGTAATCCGACCCGGACACCCACGCCTTCCAAATGA
- a CDS encoding PD40 domain-containing protein: MRLVYAAVCLGLAIGLTGCNLGATAPTPTPTETSTLTHTPSVTPSPSATSSPTLTHTPSSTFTPSLTPTITLTATPTLTPTITPQPVALMITDNSRLLDLPADIRDGLEFPQVAYVIANDSSTITNLSTAQPENNTVTLYYASPANAGGRVPIVEVRTQVDDQFYISADGSAVLYMVSDPLGLASGMYVADVAVGLSARISTVNSLTQRGRFSAPAFAPDGRQVAVAIATGYDLDIFLYDLTQAQWFNLTSAGSFDWAPAWSPDGRYVAFLSDRIACPTWYPGQGGCDITSDAPSSSGHVFVYDLTTGAVTQVSDQPVVEAPKWVTSRLLSFAATDPTDILSQERSLYLAEVSTGQVTPVRLRGTTGSTMYASEAYSRDGQYVVFQNIGPATSQIVLMTVDGNPIASTEDMSFPRFGMAASWDDAGTRIVIGGLAGQCPYGRVMVDAAATIAQGQFVYSASPLPPNPTTMCQPVFSGDGTFAALIGVSRPSATAPDGRGDVYIVNNNGYDQRNMTGTLRGSARLIGWVGGPQ; encoded by the coding sequence ATGCGGCTTGTATACGCGGCGGTGTGCCTGGGTCTGGCAATTGGACTGACCGGCTGTAATCTCGGGGCAACTGCGCCGACGCCGACGCCAACGGAGACCTCAACCTTAACGCACACGCCCAGCGTCACGCCGTCACCCAGCGCGACGTCCTCACCGACCCTGACTCATACGCCGTCGTCCACCTTCACACCCAGCCTGACGCCGACGATAACACTGACCGCGACCCCAACCCTGACCCCGACCATCACACCGCAGCCGGTCGCGCTGATGATCACCGATAACTCGCGGCTGCTCGACCTCCCCGCGGACATTCGCGACGGCCTGGAGTTCCCGCAGGTCGCCTACGTGATCGCCAACGACAGCAGCACGATCACCAACCTTTCGACCGCCCAGCCCGAAAATAACACGGTTACCCTGTACTATGCCTCGCCAGCGAATGCCGGCGGCCGCGTTCCCATCGTAGAAGTCCGCACTCAGGTCGACGATCAGTTCTACATCTCGGCTGACGGAAGCGCGGTCCTGTATATGGTCTCCGACCCTCTGGGCCTGGCATCTGGCATGTATGTTGCCGATGTCGCTGTGGGTTTGAGCGCCCGTATCAGCACAGTGAACAGCCTCACGCAGCGCGGACGCTTCAGCGCACCGGCGTTCGCGCCCGATGGCCGCCAGGTCGCGGTAGCCATCGCCACAGGCTACGATCTGGACATCTTCCTGTACGACCTCACCCAGGCGCAGTGGTTCAATCTGACCAGTGCCGGGTCATTCGACTGGGCTCCTGCATGGTCACCAGATGGCCGCTATGTGGCGTTCCTGTCCGACCGGATCGCCTGCCCGACATGGTACCCGGGTCAAGGAGGCTGCGACATCACGAGCGATGCACCCTCCTCGTCCGGACACGTATTCGTCTACGATCTGACGACCGGCGCGGTGACCCAGGTCTCCGACCAGCCGGTTGTCGAAGCGCCGAAGTGGGTGACCAGCCGGCTGCTTTCGTTCGCCGCTACTGATCCGACTGACATTCTGAGTCAGGAACGCAGCCTGTATCTGGCCGAGGTGAGCACCGGACAGGTCACGCCCGTGCGCCTGCGCGGCACAACCGGAAGCACTATGTACGCCAGTGAAGCCTATTCACGCGATGGACAGTACGTGGTCTTCCAGAATATCGGGCCGGCGACCAGCCAGATCGTTCTGATGACTGTCGACGGCAACCCGATTGCCAGCACCGAAGACATGAGTTTCCCGCGCTTTGGCATGGCTGCCTCCTGGGATGATGCGGGCACGCGGATCGTCATCGGCGGATTAGCCGGTCAGTGTCCCTATGGCCGCGTGATGGTTGACGCAGCCGCCACCATTGCACAGGGCCAGTTCGTCTACTCCGCATCACCGCTGCCGCCCAATCCAACCACCATGTGCCAGCCGGTGTTCAGCGGCGACGGCACCTTTGCGGCACTGATCGGCGTGAGCCGTCCGTCTGCCACCGCCCCAGATGGGCGCGGCGATGTCTACATCGTGAATAACAACGGATACGACCAGCGCAACATGACCGGCACGCTGCGTGGCAGCGCCCGGCTGATCGGCTGGGTTGGCGGTCCACAGTGA
- a CDS encoding deoxynucleoside kinase, giving the protein MIPNQSRTFVAVAGNIGAGKSTLTQMLADHFGWQPFYEAHEENPYLKKFYKNMPRWSFHSQIYFLGKRLEHHRQLADYPGSVIQDRTVYEDAEVFARNLYKQDRMKKRDWDTYWGLYHAVSAFLPHPDLIIYLQASLDTLMRRIEARGRQMESKIPREYVAQLNRQYERWLEKWTNCPVMVVNMDMIDFQHDPDHFVNVCERTTEALHPGMIPLL; this is encoded by the coding sequence ATGATTCCCAACCAGTCCCGCACATTCGTCGCCGTCGCCGGCAATATCGGCGCGGGCAAAAGCACGCTGACCCAGATGCTCGCCGACCATTTCGGCTGGCAGCCTTTCTACGAGGCACACGAAGAGAACCCGTATCTCAAAAAGTTCTATAAGAACATGCCGCGCTGGAGCTTTCATTCGCAGATTTATTTCCTGGGCAAACGGCTCGAACATCACCGGCAGTTGGCGGATTATCCAGGCAGCGTTATCCAGGACCGCACGGTCTATGAAGACGCCGAGGTCTTCGCGCGCAATCTGTACAAACAGGACCGCATGAAGAAGCGCGATTGGGACACCTACTGGGGCCTTTACCATGCCGTCAGTGCGTTCCTGCCCCACCCCGACCTGATCATCTATCTGCAAGCCAGCCTCGACACGCTCATGAGGCGCATCGAGGCGCGCGGACGGCAGATGGAATCGAAAATCCCGCGCGAATACGTCGCCCAGCTCAATCGGCAGTACGAGCGCTGGCTGGAAAAGTGGACCAACTGCCCGGTGATGGTCGTCAATATGGACATGATCGACTTCCAACACGATCCGGATCACTTCGTCAACGTTTGCGAGCGGACGACCGAGGCGCTGCACCCGGGCATGATCCCGCTGCTCTAG
- a CDS encoding 2-oxoacid:ferredoxin oxidoreductase subunit beta: MATPRIKTNAIGLTREDYKGGKSTLCPGCGHDSISNQITSMAFDLGLEQYKIIKMSGIGCSSKTPAYFLGRSHGFNTVHGRMPSVVTGATTANHDLVAIAVSGDGDTGSIGFGQYKHLIRRNVPMVYIIENNGVYGLTKGQFSATADQDQTLRYYGTNHLPPIDLALEAVISGCTFVARSFSGDAKQVETLLKAAVNHRGTAVIDIVSPCVTFNNEDSSTKSYSYGKEHEIPLHEIQYLAPGYVEPKEEIVIEDYPADQIIEVELHGGATVRLKKLGRDHDPRNRMQAIGALNESVRDGIFLTGLIYYEEPRMTLPETMNITVTPLAHLPESKLRPSADALAKILAGYR, translated from the coding sequence ATGGCTACCCCACGCATCAAGACAAACGCGATCGGCCTCACCCGCGAAGACTACAAGGGCGGCAAGTCCACCCTGTGCCCCGGCTGCGGTCACGACTCGATCTCCAACCAGATCACCAGCATGGCTTTTGACCTGGGTTTGGAACAGTACAAAATCATCAAGATGAGCGGCATCGGCTGCTCCTCCAAGACGCCCGCTTACTTTCTCGGCCGTTCCCACGGCTTCAATACCGTCCATGGCCGTATGCCTTCGGTCGTCACCGGCGCAACCACCGCCAATCACGACCTGGTTGCCATCGCGGTCAGCGGTGACGGCGACACCGGCAGCATCGGCTTTGGCCAGTACAAACACCTGATCCGCCGCAACGTGCCGATGGTCTACATCATCGAGAACAACGGCGTCTACGGCCTGACCAAGGGCCAGTTCAGCGCCACCGCCGATCAGGATCAGACTCTCAGATATTACGGCACCAATCACCTGCCTCCGATTGACCTCGCGCTCGAAGCGGTCATCAGCGGCTGCACCTTTGTCGCCCGCAGCTTCAGCGGCGATGCCAAGCAGGTCGAAACCCTTCTGAAGGCTGCGGTGAACCATCGCGGCACCGCCGTGATCGACATCGTCAGCCCGTGCGTTACGTTTAACAACGAAGACTCCTCGACCAAGAGCTACAGCTACGGCAAAGAACACGAAATCCCGCTGCACGAGATTCAGTATCTCGCCCCGGGTTACGTTGAACCGAAAGAGGAAATCGTCATCGAGGACTACCCCGCCGATCAGATCATCGAGGTCGAACTGCACGGTGGCGCAACGGTACGCCTCAAGAAACTGGGCCGCGACCATGACCCGCGCAACCGTATGCAGGCCATCGGCGCGCTCAACGAGTCGGTCCGTGACGGCATCTTCCTGACTGGCCTGATCTACTACGAAGAGCCGCGCATGACCCTGCCGGAAACCATGAACATCACCGTTACGCCGCTGGCACACCTGCCGGAGAGCAAGCTCCGCCCAAGTGCCGACGCGCTCGCCAAGATTCTGGCCGGGTATCGCTAG
- a CDS encoding SH3 domain-containing protein — MRRLTSMFLKYARRTLAIGFTLLTAAAVAQNPPADVCETIVRDALQAANTACLGTARNQVCYGNILGAASPADGVSDLIFQDVGDIATLAQIKALELSPLNEADHEWGVALMQIQANLPDTLPGQNVTFLLFGDTTVEQTVGEQVRIDAATTDPSNMRLGPNTTSPVIGSVPEGSAVVATGKTTNAAGEEWVRVRYEDYRTQTGWMLASLLDVELDSLPDVASGSLNYNPMQAFYFRTGIGRTTCATAPVNGVVVQTPQGAGRVNFNVNGINVALGSTVFITAPEGSGSTCLSLITGGMELSSGGASLDLVPGERSCVPVIEEDKAGPPGPAVPFDATEIASIAAVLDILPLTVEIPPPAPRRTPTPRPPTQTPVPAVQPTSALSEPGGGGGSPLPTSTPDPVNPRFIDVNRNRRGAVVDFSVTAGPDAPSSITWSLSDSTQSGPNVTIFFGAGATYSVGLAVCWSDGECRNRTVDGQIPPCPIDFSQAAPIQLIFDGSTQRYQVFKTDEACAKTFAGNFGDGFGNFGGTAHIGETWEVQEVPAMNVVWGTFVGDASPITVTIPGTGAPRSRFSLRQSAHTRR; from the coding sequence ATGCGACGACTGACTTCCATGTTCCTGAAATATGCCCGCCGGACGTTGGCAATCGGCTTTACACTGCTGACCGCCGCTGCTGTCGCCCAGAATCCGCCCGCCGATGTCTGCGAGACGATCGTCAGGGATGCGCTGCAAGCGGCGAACACCGCCTGTCTGGGGACGGCCCGTAATCAGGTCTGTTACGGCAACATTCTCGGCGCGGCTTCTCCTGCAGATGGGGTTTCCGACCTGATTTTTCAGGACGTGGGGGACATCGCCACCCTTGCTCAGATTAAGGCGCTCGAATTAAGCCCGCTTAACGAGGCCGATCACGAATGGGGTGTCGCACTGATGCAAATCCAGGCGAACCTTCCCGACACGCTTCCCGGCCAGAACGTGACCTTCCTGCTTTTTGGCGACACAACCGTCGAGCAGACGGTCGGTGAACAAGTTCGCATCGATGCCGCTACAACCGATCCGTCGAACATGCGCCTAGGACCCAACACCACCAGTCCTGTAATCGGCTCAGTGCCGGAAGGTTCGGCGGTGGTTGCGACCGGAAAGACCACTAACGCCGCAGGCGAAGAGTGGGTACGCGTGCGCTACGAGGACTACCGCACCCAGACCGGCTGGATGCTTGCATCGCTTCTGGATGTGGAGCTTGACAGTTTGCCGGACGTGGCGAGCGGGTCGCTGAACTACAATCCGATGCAGGCCTTCTATTTTAGAACGGGTATTGGCAGGACAACCTGCGCCACCGCGCCGGTCAACGGCGTGGTTGTGCAGACGCCACAGGGCGCCGGACGCGTGAATTTTAACGTAAACGGCATCAATGTGGCCCTCGGTTCGACCGTGTTCATCACCGCGCCAGAGGGCAGCGGCAGTACCTGCCTCTCGCTGATTACAGGCGGGATGGAACTGAGTTCTGGCGGTGCGAGTTTGGATCTCGTGCCTGGCGAGCGAAGCTGCGTGCCGGTTATCGAGGAGGATAAGGCGGGACCTCCCGGACCAGCCGTACCGTTCGACGCTACGGAAATTGCCTCGATAGCGGCCGTTCTCGACATACTCCCGTTGACGGTAGAAATCCCACCGCCAGCCCCTAGACGGACGCCGACGCCCCGTCCGCCGACGCAAACGCCGGTGCCGGCCGTCCAGCCGACTTCTGCACTGAGCGAGCCGGGAGGGGGAGGCGGCAGTCCTCTGCCAACCTCCACGCCTGATCCTGTAAATCCGCGCTTCATCGACGTCAACCGGAACCGGCGCGGCGCGGTGGTCGATTTCTCTGTAACCGCTGGACCGGACGCTCCCAGCAGCATTACCTGGTCTCTCAGCGATTCAACCCAGAGTGGGCCGAACGTGACGATCTTCTTTGGCGCGGGCGCAACCTACAGTGTTGGATTGGCGGTCTGCTGGTCTGACGGCGAATGCCGCAACCGTACGGTCGACGGGCAAATTCCGCCGTGTCCAATTGACTTTTCGCAGGCTGCGCCTATTCAGCTGATTTTCGACGGAAGTACTCAACGCTACCAGGTTTTTAAGACCGACGAGGCGTGTGCGAAAACTTTCGCCGGCAACTTCGGCGACGGTTTCGGTAATTTCGGCGGCACCGCGCATATTGGTGAAACCTGGGAAGTACAGGAAGTCCCCGCCATGAACGTGGTCTGGGGGACTTTCGTTGGCGATGCCAGCCCAATTACGGTTACTATACCTGGGACGGGAGCACCACGTTCCCGGTTTTCACTCCGGCAATCGGCGCATACGCGCCGATAG
- a CDS encoding PKD domain-containing protein, translated as MTLAALKRLLRQIAVMGVTLLTAIAVAQAPAASACTLIVQTALRAADEACSGTTRNHVCYGNVLGVATPADGVEDLVFDAVGDIASLLKVKTLKLSPLDEEANEWGVALMQLQATLPDTLPGQNVTFLMFGDVTITENVGEQVRVDGAMRENANVRLGPYATGPILGSLTAGSPLIATGKAVTSIDELWIRVRFEGYRTRSGWILASLVDVDLDALPDVPIGSITYNPMQAFYFRSGIGQTQCASAPIDGVLVQTPFGTGKVSFNVNGIDIAMGSTALLTSPASEANTCVSLIAGDAELRSNGEVLNLDPGEKSCTVLNDDGSSDGPGPALPFDRDEIGSVAPVIDILPEDVDIPDPARRRTPTPYATVVAVPTSRVTATPLPTEFPGGPTNPPPTTPTSTPVSGSARFVNLSHVRNGFVVQWSTGAGPDGPGSYFFNLGDGNTFPGASPVHTYAPGSYSANVTACWSDGECIEAWSGVDVPPCAVDYTQPAPVNITYAGTPPDQYELFKTDEFCGLIAVGMVGPVSPNFSGAGHVGEQWIGSLFGGGPSYNLFSIGDTSPQNAAVPPP; from the coding sequence ATGACATTGGCGGCGCTCAAACGGCTGCTCAGGCAGATTGCGGTGATGGGCGTGACGCTCCTGACGGCAATTGCAGTGGCGCAAGCGCCGGCGGCCAGTGCCTGTACGCTGATCGTGCAGACTGCGCTGCGCGCAGCGGACGAAGCGTGCAGCGGAACCACCCGCAACCACGTGTGCTACGGTAACGTCCTGGGGGTTGCGACCCCTGCGGACGGCGTTGAGGACCTGGTCTTTGACGCTGTGGGCGATATTGCTTCGCTGCTCAAGGTCAAAACGCTTAAGCTCAGCCCGCTGGACGAAGAGGCAAACGAGTGGGGCGTAGCGTTGATGCAGCTCCAGGCGACACTGCCGGACACTCTGCCCGGCCAGAACGTGACCTTCCTGATGTTCGGTGATGTGACCATCACTGAAAATGTCGGCGAACAGGTTCGCGTCGACGGCGCGATGCGCGAAAATGCGAATGTCCGCCTTGGCCCGTATGCGACCGGGCCGATACTTGGCTCGCTCACCGCGGGATCCCCACTGATTGCGACCGGAAAGGCCGTTACCAGCATTGACGAACTGTGGATACGGGTCCGCTTCGAAGGGTATCGCACCCGTTCCGGCTGGATCCTCGCGTCGCTTGTCGATGTCGATCTCGATGCGCTGCCCGATGTCCCGATCGGGTCGATCACCTACAACCCGATGCAGGCTTTCTACTTTCGCTCGGGCATTGGCCAGACCCAGTGTGCCAGCGCGCCGATTGACGGCGTATTGGTTCAGACCCCATTCGGGACAGGCAAGGTCAGTTTCAACGTCAACGGTATAGACATCGCGATGGGATCGACGGCGCTGCTGACATCCCCGGCCAGCGAAGCCAACACCTGCGTTTCACTGATCGCGGGTGACGCTGAACTGCGCTCGAACGGCGAGGTTTTGAACCTCGACCCAGGCGAGAAAAGCTGCACGGTCCTCAACGACGACGGCAGTTCGGATGGACCGGGCCCTGCGCTACCCTTCGATCGTGACGAGATCGGCTCGGTTGCACCGGTGATCGACATTCTGCCGGAAGACGTCGACATTCCTGATCCCGCGCGCCGGCGCACCCCAACGCCGTACGCGACAGTGGTAGCCGTTCCGACCTCAAGGGTCACGGCCACGCCACTGCCGACTGAGTTTCCCGGCGGTCCCACCAATCCGCCGCCTACTACGCCGACCTCAACTCCAGTGTCTGGCAGTGCGCGCTTTGTGAACCTGAGTCATGTGCGTAACGGATTTGTCGTCCAGTGGAGCACGGGTGCCGGTCCTGATGGCCCCGGATCGTATTTCTTTAATCTCGGTGACGGAAACACGTTCCCCGGAGCAAGCCCTGTGCACACCTACGCGCCGGGTAGCTATTCCGCCAATGTGACCGCCTGCTGGTCGGACGGAGAGTGTATCGAGGCGTGGTCAGGGGTCGATGTACCCCCGTGTGCCGTGGACTATACTCAGCCCGCACCAGTCAATATCACCTACGCCGGTACGCCCCCCGATCAGTACGAGCTTTTCAAGACCGACGAATTCTGCGGCCTGATCGCTGTGGGAATGGTTGGTCCGGTTAGCCCGAATTTCAGCGGGGCAGGGCATGTCGGAGAGCAGTGGATAGGCAGCCTCTTCGGCGGTGGGCCTTCGTACAACCTGTTTTCCATCGGCGACACCTCACCGCAGAACGCGGCGGTTCCGCCACCGTAA